The proteins below are encoded in one region of Sander lucioperca isolate FBNREF2018 chromosome 11, SLUC_FBN_1.2, whole genome shotgun sequence:
- the LOC116058882 gene encoding uncharacterized protein LOC116058882 isoform X2, with translation MARLCYTEGQLLLLVLALVLSAEARDRRPMTLRRTKREWILPPTKLMENTDYTNTEFIAKIHSDKQTNMEVKYYLSGPGADKPPFNLFVVDYITGFVRITAKLDREKTPFFNLSGRAIFTDGTAAEDDIPLNVIVLDMNDNTPYFELHTGNISEASKKGTLVMQIQGKDDDEAGTDNSKISYSIASQEPRGTGHMFTIDAETGQLYVKEATLDRETCDFYKLVVHGSDLGGAPGGRTGTGTVEIRVLDINDNIPTLEKSEYNGNVDENVADVVVMRIKALDNDLAHTDNWVTVFEIAKGNENNLFSIETDRKTNEGILKLIKAVDFEKVKKLELGLVIRNVAPFVEGEALQMDVDVQVGEGGPLVPGASGASGADLGLDAGGDVGVGLGLDPGLEGGLKPGVGVGLKPGVKPGVKPGTKPPAKTYPLKIAVNNVPEGPAFIPDTKKVPVSEDPKEAPKDGVITVFTAVDPDTGKTAEDVSYAKAYDPDKWFTIDKETAEIKLIKVPDRESPFLVNGTYIAKILAITKDMPSKTATGTIAIQVLDHNDHCPTLTTTRSTLCSDVKTVNVTGFDEDVSPNAAPFTFRIIPKGTRGSWDVEVINETSAALHSREALWPGSYQLQVEVVDAKGLSCPANEIFTVDVCTCVDTGDCRVKAARLGSTSSKFSASAIGLMLAAMCLLLFIPLLLLFFQCGGAGTIFPDQFSDLPFDAKEHLMSYHTEGRGEDKEVPLQSVPIKLGTREKVCAPVPNFNTFPSKTTGNQKTSIYDESVYNIQEISQSFIEVDNIYRFSRDNYGNGGAAFGMQQFGVQHTTSLFDDIALSDAFLKDYYSQKAMCAVPLNDGLLEYGFEGQGSSAGSVGCCSLLESDNDLHFLDDLGFKFKTLAEICSPPTPTPTPVLTHTMAGAVKTTVNIVEPVVKPKMERSVETKHIDIKTEKVMSSTNISKSSVRTVSTALPPMTLPPSKVTNIGHSSNISHSASLPRQTQTVILQQQPVYYTTSPVLQPMHYVVQPRLQNTVLLASGAPRANLPGMYVVSGSQSTSSGLLIRGPQGSPSGPVIQSTQSPKSPYSPASPVSPSLLLPGGPGVPQVSVPAEGLKIVGPNPDGTYMLVKEKSSLCEVEGVDPGSPQGTLPRGAILVKEAVPPQGVLGPAAQGSVYGILPGHTVAIKGGVVAVNSNMGQTWVGQPGPVGLGTVPVLGVGVGKPGMGHVVTVKPKVRQAGIWPAGIHPVGIRQVSVNQFQGIQPLEQIPDAGEILKACRIDSPKEDKITSVVNTIITAETAKTHQPSKEEGIMNNLFMDDSDLAQDMHDDTVEEKQDVITYTSEHVITLHEEEPSTEENVGRQEAAPSKDEVEEGKQLSIVEGPKDRSPEVGLEPQSNKVTDYQSDRDLEEDVSPAEKVVSDIETNQVIVITDSMQAEENMEGMTPVTNDEEKIVQEKLLESEVCLNTAGDELSASPPNEISTDIVNVCEERSIPKQEATPELRVDPSEGNKIDQGQAKTDILTAEARPSLQTVSPILTNQQEDLDDSHLISEEVQVEGSNVPTISTLEQHLQTDSSPGHKEEDDDQPNITSESGVDDDQVNADADSISDGEREESVVEDAVSQQSLSTSGDQSEDLERQHALSSQIENISDDCITDEEKDEDAVEEMVLQVQHNIGFLDDQDEDSASCTSSQVDDTLMSDDDINVPEKEEEETLEEVALSIQQNVSITDNQAEEIEGEAVSERNSPLEDQHIADGNMDIGENEEHIVEEVTSPLQPHLSISNDEEVRRVDAGSVIYQVEDQFIPEDNIREGAKEEDIVEDAVSQQSLSTFGDQYEDIERQHALSSQIENISGDYITDEEKDEDAVEEMVLQVQHNIGFLDDQDEDSAEEDASCTSSQVDDTLMSDDDINVPEKEEEETLEEVALSIQQNVNITDNQAEEFEGEAVSERNSPSEDQHIADGNMDIGENEEHIVEELTSPLQPHLSISNDEEVRRVDAGSVIYQVEDQFIPEDNIREGAKEEDIVEDAVSQQSLSTFDDQYEDIERQRALSSQIENISGDCITDEEKDEDAVEEMVLQVQHNIGFLDDQDEDSASCTSSQVDDTLMSDDDINVPEKEEDETLEEVALSIQQNVSITNYQDEEIEGEAVSERNSPLEDQHTADGNMDIGDNEEHIVEEVTSPIQPHLSISNDEEIEE, from the exons ATGGCTCGGCTCTGCTACACAGAGGGGCAGCTGCTTCTGCTAGtgctggcgttg GTGCTCAGCGCTGAGGCAAGAGACAGGAGGCCAATGACACTGAGGAGGACGAAGAGGGAGTGGATCCTTCCTCCTACTAAGCTGATGGAGAACACAGACTACACCAACACGGAGTTCATTGCCAAG ATTCACTCggataaacaaacaaatatggaGGTGAAATATTATCTATCCGGACCAGGAGCTGACAAGCCACCCTTCAACCTATTTGTGGTGGACTATATCACCGGGTTTGTACGCATCACTGCTAAGCTGGACCGGGAGAAAACTCCATTCTTCAAT CTATCCGGGAGGGCTATATTCACAGATGGAACAGCAGCAGAGGATGACATCCCACTGAATGTCATAGTCCTGGACATGAACGACAACACTCCTTATTTTGAACTGCATACTGGCAACATCAGTGAGGCAAGCAAAAAAG GGACCTTAGTTATGCAGATCCAGGGGAAAGATGATGACGAAGCTGGAACAGATAATTCAAAGATCTCCTACTCCATCGCCAGCCAGGAGCCACGAGGCACAGGTCACATGTTCACTATAGACGCAGAGACAGGCCAATTGTACGTCAAGGAGGCCACCCTGGACAGAGAG ACTTGTGACTTCTACAAACTGGTTGTACATGGGAGTGATCTGGGAGGGGCACCAGGGGGGCGAACTGGGACAGGAACTGTGGAGATCAGAGTCCTGGACATCAATGATAACATCCCCACTCTGGAAAAATCTGAG TACAATGGCAACGTGGATGAAAATGTCGCTGACGTAGTTGTGATGAGAATCAAAGCTCTGGACAATGACCTTGCGCACACAGACAACTGGGTGACTGTCTTCGAGATCGCCAAAGGAAATGAGAATAATCTCTTCTCCattgagacagacagaaaaaccaATGAGGGCATCCTTAAGCTGATTAAG GCCGTGgattttgaaaaagtcaagaAACTTGAGCTCGGCCTGGTCATTAGGAATGTAGCTCCTTTTGTGGAGGGGGAGGCTTTACAGATGGATGTGGACGTTCAGGTTGGAGAGGGTGGTCCTCTGGTTCCCGGAGCCAGTGGCGCAAGTGGAGCAGACCTGGGGTTGGATGCAGGTGGGGATGTAGGTGTCGGCTTGGGCCTAGATCCTGGCCTTGAAGGAGGACTTAAGCCTGGAGTGGGTGTTGGACTTAAGCCAGGTGTCAAACCAGGTGTCAAACCAGGAACAAAGCCTCCGGCAAAAACCTATCCCCTTAAGATAGCAGTGAATAACGTGCCAGAGGGTCCTGCATTCATCCCTGACACCAAGAAGGTTCCTGTATCAGAGGATCCAAAGGAAGCACCCAAGGATGGCGTGATCACAGTGTTCACTGCTGTCGATCCAGACACcggaaaaacagctgaagaTGTCAG TTATGCCAAAGCTTATGATCCAGACAAATGGTTTACCATTGATAAAGAAACAGCTGAGATTAAACTCATCAAGGTACCAGATAGAGAGTCGCCGTTCTTGGTGAATGGTACCTACATTGCCAAGATCCTGGCCATAACCAAAG ACATGCCGTCAAAGACAGCCACGGGAACAATAGCCATTCAAGTGCTCGACCACAATGACCACTGTCCCACCCTGACCACCACCCGCAGCACTCTCTGCTCTGATGTCAAAACTGTTAATGTTACTGGCTTTGATGAGGATGTGAGTCCCAACGCGGCTCCATTTACATTCAGAATCATACCTAAAGGGACACGAGGCAGCTGGGACGTAGAAGTCATCAATG AGACGAGTGCTGCTCTTCACTCCCGTGAGGCGCTGTGGCCCGGCTCATACCAGCTGCAGGTGGAGGTGGTGGACGCTAAGGGTCTGTCTTGCCCGGCCAATGAAATTTTTACTGTGGACGTTTGTACCTGTGTGGACACAGGGGACTGCAGGGTAAAGGCCGCCAGACTAGGAAGTACTTCCTCCAAGTTCTCTGCCTCAGCTATCGGCCTGATGCTAGCGGCAATGTGCTTACTGCTGT tcaTCCCGCTTCTCCTGCTGTTCTTTCAGTGTGGAGGAGCAGGCACCATCTTTCCTGACCAATTTAGTGATCTGCCATTTGATGCCAAAGAACACCTCATGTCCTACCACACTGAAGGCAGAGGCGAGGATAAG gaagtGCCACTCCAAAGTGTTCCAATCAAATTGGGTACTCGGGAGAAAGTTTGTGCACCAGTGCCAAACTTCAACACGTTTCCTTCCAAAACAACAGGAAATCAGAAAACTTCAATCTATGATGAATCTGTGTATAACATTCAGGAAATCAGCCAAAGTTTTATAGAGGTTGACAACATCTACCGGTTTTCAAGGGACAACTATGGCAATGGCGGTGCTGCATTCGGCATGCAACAATTTGGTGTCCAACACACCACATCTCTGTTTGATGATATAGCCCTATCTGACGCTTTTCTCAAAGATTACTACTCACAG AAAGCGATGTGTGCTGTCCCACTGAACGATGGCCTTTTGGAGTATGGTTTTGAGGGCCAGGGCTCCTCTGCTGGCTCAGTGGGCTGCTGCAGCCTCCTGGAGTCTGACAACGACCTACACTTCCTCGATGACCTCGGGTTTAAATTCAAGACCCTGGCTGAGATCTGTTCGCCTCCTACACCAACACCCACACCCGTCCTGACACACACAATGGCAGGTGCTGTCAAAACCACAGTCAATATTGTTGAACCTGTCGTTAAGCCCAAAATGGAGCGCAGTGTTGAAACAAAGCATATCGATATAAAGACAGAAAAGGTCATGTCATCTACTAACATCTCTAAATCATCCGTCAGAACTGTAAGCACTGCCCTGCCACCCATGACACTTCCTCCCTCCAAGGTTACTAACATCGGTCATTCCTCTAACATCAGTCATTCTGCTTCCCTGCCCCGTCAAACCCAGACAGTCATACTTCAGCAGCAGCCAGTTTACTACACCACCAGCCCTGTACTGCAGCCCATGCACTATGTAGTTCAACCACGCCTTCAGAACACGGTTCTGCTGGCAAGTGGGGCCCCTAGAGCCAATTTACCAGGCATGTATGTAGTGAGTGGGTCCCAGAGTACTTCTTCTGGACTCCTAATCAGGGGACCCCAAGGCTCTCCTTCTGGGCCAGTTATCCAGAGCACTCAGAGCCCAAAAAGCCCTTACAGCCCTGCCAGTCCAGTAAGCCCCTCCCTGTTGCTACCTGGTGGACCAGGTGTGCCTCAGGTCTCAGTCCCTGCGGAGGGCTTGAAAATAGTAGGGCCAAATCCTGATGGTACTTATATGTTAGTTAAAGAAAAGAGTAGTCTGTGTGAGGTAGAGGGGGTGGACCCAGGCTCACCTCAGGGCACTTTGCCCAGAGGTGCTATCCTGGTTAAAGAGGCTGTTCCCCCTCAGGGGGTTTTAGGCCCAGCAGCCCAGGGGAGTGTGTATGGCATTCTGCCAGGACACACTGTTGCTATAAAGGGGGGTGTTGTTGCAGTAAATAGCAATATGGGGCAAACATGGGTTGGGCAGCCAGGGCCGGTGGGGTTAGGGACGGTCCCTGTTTTGGGAGTTGGTGTTGGGAAGCCGGGAATGGGACATGTGGTAACAGTGAAGCCCAAAGTCAGACAGGCTGGAATTTGGCCAGCTGGGATACATCCAGTTGGGATTAGGCAGGTCAGTGTAAACCAGTTCCAAGGAATTCAGCCATTGGAGCAAATACCGGATGCTGGTGAAATTTTAAAAGCATGTAGAATAGATTCACCAAAGGAAGACAAGATCACTAGTGTTGTGAATACCatcattactgctgaaacagcTAAAACTCATCAGCCTTCAAAGGAAGAAGGTATCATGAATAATCTGTTTATGGATGACAGTGATCTAGCTCAGGACATGCATGATGATACAGTTGAAGAAAAGCAAGATGTGATCACCTACACATCAGAGCATGTCATAACATTACATGAAGAGGAGCCTAGCACAGAAGAAAATGTGGGCAGACAGGAAGCAGCACCTTCGAAAGATGAAGTAGAAGAAGGAAAACAGCTCAGCATAGTTGAAGGTCCAAAGGACAGAAGTCCTGAAGTTGGGTTGGAACCTCAATCAAACAAAGTCACAGATTATCAAAGTGACAGGGACCTGGAGGAAGATGTCAGTCCAGCAGAGAAAGTTGTTTCAGACATAGAAACAAATCAGGTCATTGTCATCACTGATAGTATGCAGGCAGAAGAGAATATGGAGGGAATGACTCCTGTCACCAATGATGAGGAGAAGATTGTGCAGGAGAAACTGTTAGAGTCTGAAGTGTGTCTCAATACTGCAGGTGATGAGTTGTCTGCATCTCCGCCAAATGAGATTTCAACAGacattgtgaatgtgtgtgaagagAGGTCCATCCCTAAACAAGAAGCAACGCCAGAACTAAGAGTGGATCCTAGTGAAGGGAATAAAATAGACCAAGGTCAAGCAAAGACAGATATCTTGACTGCTGAAGCAAGACCATCATTGCAAACTGTGAGCCCTATTTTAACTAACCAACAAGAAGATCTGGATGATTCACATTTGATATCAGAGGAAGTACAGGTAGAGGGCTCTAATGTGCCAACTATTTCAACATTAGAGCAACATCTGCAAACAGACAGTAGCCCTGGCCAcaaagaagaagatgatgatcAACCTAATATAACATCAGAATCAGGAGTAGATGATGATCAAGTCAATGCAGATGCAGACAGTATtagtgatggagagagagaagagagtgtTGTGGAGGATGCAGTGTCACAGCAGAGTCTCAGCACCTCTGGTGACCAATCTGAAGACCTTGAAAGACAACATGCTTTGAGTTCTCAAATTGAGAACATCTCAGATGACTGCATTACTGATGAAGAGAAAGATGAAGATGCTGTGGAGGAAATGGTGTTACAGGTACAGCACAATATAGGCTTCTTAGATGACCAAGATGAAGACAGTGCATCATGCACGAGTTCTCAAGTGGATGATACCTTAATGTCAGATGATGACATAAATGTtccagagaaagaggaggaggagactctGGAGGAAGTGGCGTTATCTATACAGCAAAATGTTAGCATCACAGACAACCAAGCTGAAGAGATTGAAGGTGAAGCTGTATCAGAAAGAAATTCTCCTTTGGAGGATCAGCACATTGCAGATGGCAATATGGATATTGGAGAGAATGAAGAGCACATTGTGGAGGAAGTGACATCACCGTTACAGCCACATCTTAGTATCTCTAATGATGAAGAGGTTAGAAGAGTAGATGCAGGAAGTGTGATTTACCAAGTGGAGGATCAGTTTATCCCAGAAGACAACATAAGAGAGGGAGCAAAAGAGGAGGATATTGTGGAGGATGCAGTGTCACAGCAGAGTCTCAGCACCTTTGGTGACCAATATGAAGACATTGAAAGACAACATGCTTTGAGTTCTCAAATTGAGAACATCTCTGGTGACTATATTACTGATGAAGAGAAAGATGAAGATGCTGTGGAGGAAATGGTGTTACAGGTACAGCACAATATAGGCTTCTTAGATGACCAAGATGAAGACAGTGCAGAAGAAGATGCATCATGCACGAGTTCTCAAGTGGATGATACCTTAATGTCAGATGATGACATAAATGTtccagagaaagaggaggaggagactctGGAGGAAGTGGCGTTATCTATACAGCAAAATGTTAACATCACAGACAACCAAGCTGAAGAGTTTGAAGGTGAAGCTGTATCAGAAAGAAATTCTCCTTCAGAGGATCAGCACATTGCAGATGGCAATATGGATATTGGAGAGAATGAAGAGCATATTGTGGAGGAACTGACATCACCGTTACAGCCACATCTTAGTATCTCTAATGATGAAGAGGTTAGAAGAGTAGATGCAGGAAGTGTGATTTACCAAGTGGAGGATCAGTTTATCCCAGAAGACAACATAAGAGAGGGAGCAAAAGAGGAGGATATTGTGGAGGATGCAGTGTCACAGCAGAGTCTCAGCACCTTTGATGACCAATATGAAGACATTGAAAGACAACGTGCTTTGAGTTCTCAAATTGAGAACATCTCTGGTGACTGCATTACTGATGAAGAGAAAGATGAAGATGCTGTGGAGGAAATGGTGTTACAGGTACAGCACAATATAGGCTTCTTAGATGACCAAGATGAAGACAGTGCATCATGCACGAGTTCTCAAGTGGATGATACCTTAATGTCAGATGATGACATAAATGTtccagagaaagaggaagatgaGACTCTGGAGGAAGTGGCGTTATCTATACAGCAAAATGTTAGCATCACAAACTACCAAGATGAAGAGATTGAAGGTGAAGCTGTATCAGAAAGAAATTCTCCTTTGGAGGATCAACACACTGCAGATGGCAATATGGATATTGGAGATAATGAAGAGCATATTGTTGAGGAAGTGACATCACCAATACAGCCACATCTTAGCATCTCCAATGATGAAGAGATTGAAG AGTAG